In a genomic window of Alteromonas gilva:
- a CDS encoding ABC transporter permease — MVVNLAWRLFKHEARRGELTIILFAIILSVASVLSLSLFSERLQSALVERSSQFIAADSQLRSRKPISEEWLSQAQAQGLATARQVSTRSMAFGETQMSLVDLRAVSDTYPLKGEIKVTDEPFGTPAPTSSTPAPGEIWIDSRLFQLLDVQLESTVYIGDGEFTVKRVLTEIPDQGFSIFNTDPMVLMSLSDLPATNITGPGSRVSYKAYYTGDNDIIEDYYEWLRPQLDEELHRWEDVGDDESAIGRSVARAERYFLLASLLAIVLAAVAIAVAAQRYSQRHFDPVAIFKTLGATKQMIRQVYVLQIMFITLLGIAIGIIAGVIIQQIVVTALAGQVDVSLDVWHWRPVFIAVLTGSICAVLFSLYPLLRLFSVPPLRVLRRDMGAGLSSKGLQFGASGGAIFLLMWIYSRDFEISAILFGSGALLVVALLFVTFGLIALGRRLGQGAMGSWQLAWARIRRRAMDNSVQLISFSITIMLLLVVLVMRNDMVAQWRAQLPENTPNYFMSNITEAQKGGLEQHFADNQVLIDEFYPVVRGRFVAVNDERVSTEVTKEDDPEQSEGRRGLGREANLTWSNTLQTENRIVAGQWHGDWQSPGTDNADGNEDGNVLYPVSVESGVAERLNIEMDDTLTFNVGSEIVQTRVSSIREVNWQTMQPNFFFVLHPAAMQDFNATYITSFHLDAQRKSEITALMLPFASVTLFDVDARINQLREIIEQVSLAVEFILVLVLIAGSLVLFAQVQASMDERQQELAILRTLGARGRLIRFSVINEFLIIGTVAGLMAAMANEFSLFLLQWRVFDMEASMHWEYWLIAPTAGALVVGVLGAVGCYRLLRLNTGQLLRKMV, encoded by the coding sequence ATGGTAGTTAATCTCGCCTGGCGACTGTTTAAGCACGAAGCCCGCCGTGGCGAGCTGACCATTATTTTATTTGCCATCATCTTGTCGGTCGCCTCAGTATTATCCCTGTCGTTATTCAGCGAGCGTCTGCAGAGTGCGTTGGTTGAACGTTCTTCCCAGTTTATCGCTGCCGACAGCCAACTACGCTCACGCAAGCCAATCAGCGAGGAGTGGTTATCCCAGGCACAAGCGCAGGGGCTGGCCACCGCCCGGCAGGTCAGCACCCGGTCAATGGCGTTTGGTGAAACCCAGATGTCACTGGTTGATTTGCGTGCTGTCAGCGACACTTACCCGTTAAAAGGCGAAATAAAAGTCACCGATGAGCCCTTTGGTACGCCAGCGCCGACGTCCTCAACGCCTGCACCGGGCGAGATTTGGATTGACTCACGATTGTTTCAGCTACTGGACGTTCAGTTAGAGAGCACAGTGTATATTGGCGACGGTGAGTTTACCGTCAAGCGGGTGTTAACGGAAATACCCGATCAGGGATTTAGCATATTTAACACCGATCCTATGGTGCTCATGTCACTGAGCGATTTGCCAGCCACCAATATTACCGGTCCGGGCAGCCGGGTGTCTTACAAGGCCTATTATACCGGCGACAATGACATCATCGAAGACTATTACGAATGGCTGCGCCCGCAACTTGACGAAGAGTTGCACCGCTGGGAAGACGTGGGCGATGATGAGTCGGCCATTGGCCGCTCGGTGGCACGTGCTGAGCGTTACTTTTTGCTGGCCAGTCTGTTAGCGATTGTGTTGGCGGCGGTAGCCATTGCGGTGGCTGCCCAACGCTACAGCCAGCGTCACTTCGACCCGGTTGCTATATTCAAAACCCTGGGGGCTACTAAGCAGATGATTCGCCAGGTTTATGTATTGCAAATCATGTTTATAACGCTGTTAGGTATTGCCATTGGTATTATTGCCGGGGTGATCATACAACAGATTGTTGTGACGGCACTGGCTGGACAGGTAGACGTATCGCTGGATGTGTGGCACTGGCGGCCGGTATTCATTGCCGTGCTAACCGGCTCTATTTGTGCGGTATTGTTTTCTTTATATCCGTTGTTGCGGTTGTTTTCGGTACCGCCACTGCGGGTGTTGCGCCGCGATATGGGCGCGGGCCTGAGCTCGAAAGGCTTACAATTTGGTGCGTCAGGTGGTGCGATATTCCTGCTGATGTGGATATACAGTCGCGATTTCGAAATCAGCGCCATTTTATTTGGTTCAGGTGCACTGCTGGTGGTTGCACTATTATTTGTGACCTTTGGCCTGATTGCGCTTGGACGCAGGCTGGGGCAGGGGGCCATGGGATCCTGGCAATTGGCCTGGGCGCGCATACGCCGACGCGCAATGGACAACAGCGTCCAGCTTATTAGCTTTTCGATTACCATCATGCTGCTGTTGGTAGTATTGGTGATGCGTAACGACATGGTGGCGCAGTGGCGTGCGCAGTTGCCCGAAAATACCCCCAACTACTTTATGTCAAATATTACCGAGGCGCAGAAAGGGGGACTGGAGCAGCACTTTGCTGATAATCAGGTGCTTATCGATGAGTTTTACCCAGTGGTTCGTGGCCGCTTTGTAGCGGTTAACGACGAACGGGTAAGCACCGAAGTGACCAAAGAAGACGACCCGGAGCAAAGCGAAGGGCGTCGCGGACTCGGGCGCGAAGCAAACTTAACCTGGAGTAACACGCTGCAAACCGAGAATCGGATTGTGGCGGGGCAGTGGCATGGCGATTGGCAGTCTCCTGGTACCGACAACGCAGACGGTAACGAAGACGGGAATGTGCTGTATCCGGTGTCAGTAGAAAGTGGCGTAGCGGAGCGGTTAAATATCGAGATGGATGATACGCTGACCTTTAATGTTGGCAGCGAGATTGTGCAGACCCGCGTCAGCAGTATTCGTGAGGTTAACTGGCAAACCATGCAGCCCAATTTCTTTTTTGTGTTGCACCCTGCTGCCATGCAAGATTTTAATGCCACCTATATCACCAGCTTTCATTTGGATGCACAGCGCAAATCAGAGATAACCGCGCTGATGCTGCCTTTTGCATCGGTGACGCTATTTGATGTTGATGCGCGGATCAACCAACTGCGTGAGATTATCGAACAGGTGTCGCTCGCCGTTGAATTTATTCTGGTATTGGTGCTCATTGCCGGCTCCCTGGTGTTATTTGCACAGGTGCAGGCGAGTATGGATGAACGTCAGCAAGAGCTGGCGATTTTGCGCACGCTGGGCGCCAGGGGCCGTTTAATTCGGTTTAGTGTCATTAATGAATTTTTAATTATTGGCACGGTGGCCGGCTTAATGGCCGCGATGGCAAATGAGTTTAGTTTGTTCCTGCTGCAATGGCGGGTGTTTGATATGGAAGCGTCAATGCATTGGGAATACTGGCTGATTGCGCCGACGGCGGGTGCGCTGGTGGTTGGTGTGCTCGGGGCTGTGGGCTGTTACCGTTTATTACGGTTAAACACCGGGCAGTTGTTACGCAAGATGGTCTGA
- a CDS encoding arylesterase, translated as MRLRYTLYWAKNLILLIPLLFFSDHILATPESSSEQSAEQSQSVNADKRLLILGDSLSAGYGLMQAQSWVSLLQNIWHDEQRGVEVINAAISGETTDGGLARLPRLLKQHNPTHVLIELGGNDGLQGHSVQKLQDNLSQMVSIARQFGAEVYLQDMQIPTNYGRRYNQLFSDSYEEVATAQDVTLIPFFMQDIALQEEFMQRDGIHPNAEGHPLIAEFMHAQLTPLLFTR; from the coding sequence ATCCGTTTGCGGTACACACTGTATTGGGCAAAAAACCTAATATTATTAATACCTTTATTATTTTTTTCAGATCACATTCTGGCCACGCCTGAAAGCAGCTCTGAACAGTCTGCTGAACAAAGCCAAAGTGTTAACGCCGATAAACGTTTGCTCATCCTTGGTGATAGCCTAAGTGCCGGTTATGGTCTTATGCAAGCACAAAGTTGGGTTAGTTTGTTACAAAATATCTGGCACGACGAGCAGCGTGGGGTCGAGGTAATAAATGCTGCGATAAGCGGTGAAACCACCGACGGTGGGCTGGCGCGTTTGCCACGCTTACTCAAGCAGCACAACCCTACCCATGTTCTCATTGAGCTCGGTGGTAACGATGGTCTTCAGGGCCACAGCGTACAAAAGCTTCAGGACAATCTCAGCCAAATGGTTTCGATCGCCAGGCAATTTGGCGCCGAGGTGTATCTGCAGGATATGCAAATCCCCACCAATTATGGGCGACGCTACAACCAGTTGTTTAGCGATAGCTACGAAGAAGTTGCCACGGCACAAGACGTTACCCTGATCCCATTTTTTATGCAGGATATTGCGCTTCAGGAGGAGTTCATGCAACGCGATGGCATACACCCCAACGCCGAAGGTCATCCGTTGATTGCTGAGTTTATGCATGCCCAATTAACGCCTTTGCTTTTTACCCGGTAA
- a CDS encoding ABC transporter ATP-binding protein encodes MLAFNGVGHRFAARTIFNDVSLAIAEPRVVLSGANGIGKTTLLLIAGGLLRPANGEVTLNGNNVLDSAARPLIGMSASKVALPGFMSASDLLQFHQRLYGCAAPEYWITAFGLSDYLPTLVQDLSLGNYKKLSLILALMHQPELLLLDEPANGLDAKTREALYQCLAEYPGQIVIASHEPLNFAGHTVRQLHLDHNGVHER; translated from the coding sequence ATGTTAGCATTTAATGGTGTTGGTCATCGGTTTGCTGCCAGGACCATTTTCAACGATGTGTCGTTAGCAATCGCTGAGCCCAGAGTCGTTTTAAGCGGCGCCAACGGTATTGGTAAAACAACGCTGTTACTAATTGCCGGGGGACTCTTAAGGCCTGCTAATGGTGAGGTAACCCTCAACGGTAATAACGTGCTCGATAGTGCCGCCCGGCCGCTCATTGGTATGAGTGCCAGCAAAGTGGCATTACCGGGATTTATGTCGGCCAGTGATCTCCTGCAGTTTCATCAGCGCCTGTACGGCTGCGCAGCGCCTGAGTACTGGATAACTGCCTTTGGATTAAGTGATTATTTGCCGACTCTGGTACAGGACCTGTCGCTTGGCAATTATAAAAAGCTGAGCCTGATCCTGGCTTTGATGCATCAGCCGGAGCTGCTGTTACTGGACGAGCCCGCCAACGGTCTGGATGCCAAAACCCGCGAGGCTCTGTATCAATGCTTGGCAGAGTATCCGGGGCAAATTGTTATCGCCAGCCATGAACCTTTGAATTTCGCCGGCCACACCGTCAGACAGTTGCATCTGGACCACAATGGTGTGCATGAACGGTGA
- a CDS encoding ABC transporter ATP-binding protein: MIQTKDITKTVNTSEGSLQILQPISFQVKAGESIAIVGASGSGKSTLLSLLAGLDEVSAGEIFLDGSPLHTFDEEQRARLRGDKVGFIFQSFMLVQSLTAIENVMLPAEIAGLPDAKKRATTILEQVGLGHRSHHYPNQLSGGEQQRVAIARAFIGQPKILFADEPTGNLDAANSVKIEDLLFDLNREIGTTLVLVTHDSELAKKCDRQLQMLAGELTEVTENARATNDAASQGVAHGS, translated from the coding sequence ATGATCCAAACCAAAGACATTACTAAGACCGTCAATACGAGCGAAGGTTCGTTACAGATCCTTCAGCCTATTTCGTTTCAAGTCAAGGCTGGCGAATCAATTGCTATTGTTGGGGCATCCGGTTCCGGTAAATCTACCTTACTGAGTTTGCTTGCTGGCCTTGATGAGGTGAGCGCGGGCGAAATATTTCTCGATGGTTCGCCATTACATACATTTGATGAGGAGCAGCGAGCCCGGTTACGTGGCGACAAGGTGGGCTTTATTTTTCAGAGCTTTATGCTGGTTCAAAGTCTTACTGCCATCGAGAATGTCATGCTGCCGGCTGAAATAGCGGGTTTGCCGGATGCCAAAAAGCGGGCCACAACAATCCTTGAGCAAGTTGGTTTAGGGCACCGTTCACATCATTATCCTAATCAGCTATCGGGCGGTGAACAACAACGCGTAGCCATTGCCCGGGCGTTCATCGGGCAGCCGAAAATTTTGTTTGCCGATGAACCCACCGGTAATCTCGATGCGGCTAATAGTGTAAAAATCGAGGATCTGCTGTTTGACTTAAACCGTGAAATAGGTACAACGCTGGTACTGGTCACTCACGACAGCGAGCTGGCCAAAAAGTGTGATCGCCAGTTACAAATGCTGGCCGGAGAGTTGACGGAAGTCACCGAGAACGCCAGGGCGACTAATGATGCGGCATCGCAAGGAGTTGCCCATGGTAGTTAA